A region of the Dreissena polymorpha isolate Duluth1 chromosome 6, UMN_Dpol_1.0, whole genome shotgun sequence genome:
aggaagacggcctgttatggctagaagtgtaatagaagaataactttaagatgaggtccctccagatcctaggatctaagatctgagttcaataggtcctaagccatctacaagactgtagccgctatgcggtcaatctgataggcaatcctatgtatcagaactcttgttgattccagtagcttgaaaatatgcactgccgtaggagcaatagaaaagcagaagtcgatacaaatgtcgtcttgctaatcctgctagcgtcattaatgtgtcccaactgttccgtgacactgactgcaaagtctgtagccgacaggtaaaggcggttaaaacaattcatccttcgggtctcgaacataaattaatagaggtcaaatagtaatgttcgacctcaatgctagtctccgagcccacttcagccgatctatctgcaagaccagtagtctgcatgtagccggttgagatagaagtacaaataacagatatagcatgatttggtaaccgtcgccagtagaacatcagtattgaaaaacacaaaaagtcatgtagattgttgaatccataaaatatagtattcaatacaatcatagccaggggtatacaactatgtaatgtagacgatacccgtgatactaaaaattgaccgatgaaaacacagtggaataccggtaattggtaagtggtgaccgaaccggaccggtcaatgaccggtaactgtagcccggtgaacggaccagtcataatatgaccggtaacgttaccagttaaagaccgaaaaatggtggaatccatatggtctgttatcaatgtcaagcactgctcggaaaagaagatcatgccaaaaaatccaatccgatggcaatgagacatcacttattctgaccggtaatcagtgatcggtgatatgaccgatgaatggtgaccgatgtccggtgatcgggaccggtataatataactgcgtcagaatggaaatatctggtgcagaagaatgaccatccacgaagtcatctgataatgttaaccggaaaacaacggtagattatcagtattaataggaggcataagtgtccttgtagtcgtaatggagaaaagaacagcttatcccgaagcctgaatgttaaacgttcgtatacaactacggctcggtgactgcaacatgtgtggatgccataagaagaaccatcacacgtggaatggagacatgctattcctaaaggaataaaatggagaacgtcgatatgaccagtaggttcattaacgcctacgtgagaagtggcgacatccatataacttcgatgccgaaatattgttcggctacgctggaaatattgtattctacaatattgtctccgtgagcattgacatgatcgcttacgagcgtatcaacgccgagaactgctcaatgaaggagaggtatgttcgataactatccagtggtgctcaatgcagtccgctgatgtctacgtgaaggttgacgacgtcctcgtttcctgcgatgtcgagatctggatcggccgagatgtggatcggctgcgatgagaccgagatcttctagaataacgtctccatgagtgacgacgtgatcgcttacgagagccgcgacgatgagaactgctcgacgaagaagagcgtgtccgatgtctaatccttgatgaagacggtgtattcaacgaagaataggagaataattcaatgaagaagaccgagttcttcttcttgaccggtgactggtgttatcggtggcaggcctaactgatgactgttgaccggtgaccggagcggtgatcaatgaccggaccggtgaccggaccggaccgttgacatgaccggaccggtgacatgaccggaccggtgacatgaccggtgaccggaccggaccggtgacatgaccggtgaccggaccggaccggtgacatgaccggtgaccggaccggaccggtgatcaatgaccggaccggaccggtgacatgaccggtgacatgaccggtgaccggaccggaccggtgatcaatgaccggaccggtgacatgaccggtgaccggaccggaccggtgacatgaccggtgaccggaccggaccggtgacatgaccggtgaccggaccggtgatcaatgaccggaccggaccggtgacatgaccggtgaccggaccggccggtcagacgtcgatcaatggtccgtgatcattgtccccggtgacgtaccggtcatatcatgaccagtgttgtcaccggataatgaccgtatggcggatgccaaatggtccggcattggtcgatgtccttgaccaatgccatcgggcaaagaccggctgacgggtgtcgccatatggtctgatgttgaccgactgtctaagagacttagcatagtacggtcgcgatcgtgcccgatacccggtgactgatactgcaactatcatccatgatctgcgaagtcaccgggtatttatccactcttgtttctgcgaccatcatgtagtcgaatatatgaaaaacaagagcaaagcatattcaaccataaactggtcacagaccagattatcatacggcacataaaatcattatttgaccataatgaaaattataataatactgccgtagatcataaattaaacaaaagtttaattcaaaacagatgaaaaataaaatgacgatcaattagattgtcatacggaacgttaaaatcattattgcacacaatggcaaatgataaacaatctgtcaatagaagaacacgctttgcacgatctcgtaacacattagaagaacatgctttgcacgttctagcaatgtatcggaagagcacgttttgcacgtggtcgttcgcgcctgaaaacacccagcatggtagaaataaaccattgttcgataaaaacaagcatggcttaccttttacaaatgaaacaaaatccattaaatccacacaaattaatccgaatgagaaataaaaagataaataacacaatttatctattcaaaaccccaatcaaccaagtgaaaaacaatattttaattcagagccgtaaaagacacgtatacacctggttgatccggaaagaatattgagggttggttaccgatttttggctaggttgcattgcactatgtttaacctggcctgtattacggtattgaggtggcggattcccagttaaaattccggatgagttatttccccttggaaagtataagcatactataacaggtcagtatttatgacattaaaatgtgTGACATTGTCTGATAAAAAGATATTGGCTTTAAGACGTAATTTCATGTTTAGCTTTAACGACCATTTTGTTCACAGAAGCGAACCCATGTGCAGATGGTTAGTAGAAAAGCCTCCAAGGCACATCTGTGTTTATTTTCACAATGATTcacaaaaaaatcaagaaaatatgtaaaacatataACACTTTACTTGTCATTAGAGTGACGATTGTGTGCAATGCAAAGGAACCTGTTTGTATAATTTTGACAAAGGACTACTTAAAGAGCATTTGTATGAAAGTGTACCAAACTTGACAATATGGTATGGAACAATGGAGACCTTCCAAATAcattttcatgaacattggatAGGGGTTTTAGAAACTAGGACAGGACTAGATAAGTTTTACGTAGATTGTTGACAACTTTGTGTTGTGCGATGTCCGGTTTTTTCATACATAAAAACTTCGTAAAAAAGTCCGGCTAAAAACCAACGTACTTTCTTTACACCTGCCGTTTTCCTCGACGCCAGATATGCACTGCATTGTCAAAGTAGTTGGATAGTAATTTGTGTTGTACTGTAGTGTGTCCGTATGTCTGCATTCTGCCCCATCGGCCAAATCAGAACCGCCGAAAAGGCACTCTTTCCCAATAACTAAAATACGCATTCagtgcatataatatatatatatgttatacctTAACACATAGCGTGGGTTCTTTAATATGTGCTTCTTGGTGGATATGTCAATACATTTTAACCAAAACATCCGAAAGAACCAGGCTTTCATAGCATACATGCCGCCAAAAGTCTGACAATATTCGTTAAAGGTTTACGTATTTTACGCGTTTCATTTGTACTTTTAAAGACTTACAATAAGGTCAACCAAATATGATCATGTAATTGCGAGCTACGGCTGCCTTGTTGAATCAATATATGAAATCAGAGAGTATTACATCATAGGTAAACATGTTCGCACTGTGTTAACGTAATGGTAATATAACTAACTATTTGGCTTACTTGGTCTACATGTGTACACGTTGACATGATACCATCCGGGTGTTGGGCTACTTGTGTCTTCACGATAGTCGTTATAATCAAGGTAGGAGTAGAAGTTGCTGTTGCATTCACAAACATTGGCTGTGCACCTGTAGCCTTCGGTATATATTGACGAGTCCCCTCGACAGTCTTGTGAAGAAGTGCAATGCGAACCATATACTGAAACAATGATGTTTCTCTTAACAAAATTAAAGCATATGATGAATAGAAAATAAACGGATTAAGTGCTTATTGGTGATAATTCAAGAGTTAAATATTGTAGAGATATGTCTTATTGTATAACTTGACATAGCTATTGTACcaacatacattttataaattttgatGGCGATTGAAATACACCTGTTGTGTTTTAGAAATAAAACGTTTAAACTTTCAATCTAAGACAAGGTAGgcatgataataatttaaattttaaagttttaaatatgttttgttatgtCTGAAAGATATGAAATTTACTTAAATCATACTTGATTATACTGTTCTATATAGAAAAACAGGTAACTGCGTGATAGTTTGGTAATGCATCAGACggggcttagaataaaataacggttGGGCTTGTCGATTTGATTTATGGAGGAAAGAACACTTTGCGAAAAAGCCTCCACATAATAACACGTCCAGACTTGAGGTATGTATATACATTCGATATGATATCGATCGAagcttgtttgtttctttaaataaaaggAAATATGATCTCGAAAAGATATGACGAGAAGCGAATATTTCTACGTCCATATGCATGACTATAGGTTTGGAAATAACTAATTCATAAAGCGGTCAACGAGCGGCGAGCTTTTACCCGTATTAATAATCGAATTTACACTTATTTGTAGCATCGATTTGAAATAAATCTTACATGGTTGGCATCCTGAGCCGTTCGAGGATCTTTTATATCCCGGAGCACACTTGCATATGTTTTCCACATTGCAGTAATGTGATTTGTAGACCACATTGGTAGGCGTTGTGGTGTCATAGAACGGAATTGAAAACAAGTcaaatttgtatctttttttgcTGGGGTCGCTACATAGGGCAATTTCTGAACAAGGTGAATCAAGAactgaaacaaaaaaatgtaagtaTACACTCTAATTATGACAGTTTACAACTGTTAATAGTTTTCTCTATACAATTAAAGAATCTGATTGACTCTGTGCGTCTGATACCAAATATAATGAATGGAcgtatatatttgaaaaatattttaatctGAATCATTAAAAAATGTCCCATAAATTTAAAGCAGGGCACCTTGCACACACGTGACAGTATCCATGGATTTAATTCCGTGTCCTTCGGGACAGCGACACATTCCATCCATGCAGGTAAACGATAGTCCGCATGCGGTACTGGATGAACATGTGCCATCCAacacttgataaaaaaataaaaagtttcaATTATTTTCGGAATCTATTCTGATCATACAGATAAGTAATGATTTGTTATACGACTTACCATATGCTTTGCATACACTTATGGTATTTTAAATACGGTAGCATAGTTAATAAAAATCTATGTACTTTACAACTGTAACTTATTGAATATATACATGACTTTTGCATCACAAGGATGTTCAACATCATATTTCAGGAATATTCAAagtgaaatatataaatataaaaaaatcaatctcaTACCAAACACACATGATCCATCTCTTTCCAGGAATCCTGATTTGCAGACACACTTTCCATTGATGCAAGTATGGTTGGATGCGATGCCACAGTCAGAATCGCGTACACAGGTTGTTCCAGTGTCTGTTTGTGTATTAAAAGATAATAATGTTCAATTTCTAATCTAGTCAACTAACCCACATCAAGTCGTTTGTAGTGTATATGCTCCATTCTAATATATATTGTTActtaattatctttttttacacaaaaagttATCATTAGTTATGCAAAGAAACGCACTCAGATACTGAAGAACTGACATAGCGGCTACAATACTTTAACTTATCTCCACCTAAAGCAAACTATATTTTGATCGTCATTTTAATGTGACACAGGTGTGACAAATCAGTATATATGTACATGATACGCATATCCCGTCCTGTTCGTTCCAGATATCCGGGTTGCACGTGCATCTGTTTTCAAAACAGTCAAATCGGTCCTTTGAAGATTTGCAATCTTCCTTCACCTTGCATGCATGGTCGATCACttgaaaaaataacataacataaaacaaccATACACAAAagaaattgattttttaaaagatgttttGTACATCGCAGTCATAGTTTACATTCCACCTTATGTCAGGACTTCATTTTTAACAATTAATGTCAAACGTTACATTCGCTTTACGTTTTCTATTTAGCCGTGTAGGCATAAAGTGGTTTAGTCTTTTAAAACCATTCTAGAACTCATGTTAAGTGCGATGATGGTGTTTTAAGCACCTGGTACACAGTCTCCGTTAAGAAGAAGGAACCCGTCTGCGCAGTCGCAGTACCGTTTCTCAGCGTTACACGCCGTGTTTTCAAGCACACAGTATCTCGTGTCCGCTGCTGAGCACAGAActgcaataatattattattgtttgtacAGAGTTTTATTATTTACTATCATAACTTGAATCTTTACTGCTTGATTTCAACAACGATAACATATGAAAGACGTAAAGCTTAAGCTCACGGATTTTAAGTTTGTATATTAAGACGTAAACATGTAGTCAAATATGGTGTAAGAACTTACATGGTTCACAAAATCCACTTTCAATATTGCAATGGAGAAGCGATGACATACACATTGCATCCGGGTCAGTATCATTGTGGCAACGGCCTGTACACAGAACAAGatattaaaaatgacaaaaatgttGCAATGTATTTCCTTATAAGTTATATATTTGTGAATGTAAATCTTTATATGTCCATATATTGCTTTGTTTAATTCATTTTCTTTCCATACGTGTTCGCAAAAATGTCAAACTAAACTATTTACTCAGCAGAAATAAATAACTCCccttatttaaaagaaaacatacGTTGATAATTTACTAGAACATTTCTGcatgttaaatggcttatattaaGAAATTTTTAAAAACACATACGTCGTGCACAACTCATTCCCATGTTAGGGTCACAGTAGGTCCACCACAAGGAACGAGAGCAGTCATCATCATGTTGACATGAACCGACTGGATAATGCGGTGAGTAAGGATCGGGTATGTTTATATCTGAATCGAATTCATGTTATACGTTATATCATCTGTATTAAAGCAGtattattgcaaaaaatatgttatgtacGTTTACCCATACTTTGCACATATTGTGCTTGTTAGATATATTTGGGCGAgtctatgtacatgtatatgtataggTATGTTCCTTCCAGCTTGTCTTTATTAGTCGAAGGTCTTTCTATACACACTCGTTGAGTATATTTATACTTTGAAATTCCCTTTTAAGCTATGTTCTGAAATGACGATACGCTATACTTTTTAAAACATCACAGTAAATATAAATAGCTTTTATgttgtattgttatttatgaaagtATTTGACAAAAAACGTTGTTGTTGTCTGATTTGAAAAAGAAATCACACTTAAACAATTCTGTATGCAGGTCTGCGATCTTCTTCACGAGCAATTGCATCCTTTCTGCATAGTTTAAAACCATTCCCGTAGAATAAAAATATAGTTTGTTTAAAAGCCGAAATGTTACATATTTAGATGTTGATACACGTATAATATGGCTTTTACAATATAATCATAGAATATATACCCCCATTCGAATGACAGACTTCAAATTCGTCCGAGGAGTATCCGAAGTCACATTGGCAAGTCTTCTCTGTACCGGAAAATGCGTAGCAACCCGAATGTGACAAATGTCTGCAGTCACTAGTGTCGTGACAACTTTGTCGCAACCCTAACAAATATTAAAATCGTCCACTGTTGCCAAATAACGCCATAAatatttcagaataaatctgCTGCTTTAAAAGTCTTAAATTATTGCATGAAAAGGAAAGTTATATCACCTTAATATGAATTCCTTATTTAACTTATAGATAGCATATAAACATGACTTTATAACGTAAAATAATACTAACTAACGGAAAATATATTGATaccaaataatttgttttcaatacaCTATTAAATAGCATCAACATAATACCATAATTCGTCTTGCACGTGAAGTATAAATAACAAAAGATTACTATGACACATATTTATTTGGAAATAAGTCTAATTTGTGCATATGTTGTTTATTGCTATAGATATGTCAtgataatatgttataaaatattgtaaatgtattacCTTTCGGATAGCAATTTCCCGCAATGTTATTATAACTGTCGCCGCACACACATGTTCGAGTCTCGTCCGGCCCACATATCGAACCGTTTATGTGTGAGCAATCGTCCGTGCTGTAACACGGACTTCCCAGCTCTGTAACGTTATAATGCATGCATGATAAAATTGCAAAATGAGACCAAACATATATAAACCTTTCTAAGAATTGGTATTGTGCTGCAATGTCAACAATACTTTTAAGATATGTATTTACGCATTTTTCAGGCATGAACTATTTTTGTTCATTGTAAAACGTATGATCATATAAGTACGCTACACAAATGGCACACCTGCATCATTGTTTGGAAGTTTGTTAACACAGTCTCCAAGTAAATAATATACAATAGCACCTTCTTGGTACACAACACCTAACAACTGTTTTTGTCCCataactttgatttttttgttaaagtaaCTGCGTGCGACACACGGTTATCATTATACAGCAGGTAAGGAGCATTGATCACAACAAGGTTAACACAGCAAAtgtatttacaatataaaaaaacataaaaaacttaCTTTTAGTTTTACATCCTCTGGGCGTTATGTCTGCGGTGACATCACAAGTGCATTGACCATTCAAGCATCTCATAGTCTGTGGAATTGTGCCATAATGACAGTCCGTATCCATAATGCaatcttaaaatatataaaataagttcTAAAAGGAGTAGTTGGGCAGTTAAGCGTATTGCAGGTTATTGTTTTATCTAATGATTGAACGGTATTACTCTAAGGAATATGACAAGACGTTAATCTTCGgttgcaataaattaaaaaagcgttaaatatttatttaaaaaaaaaatcagggtaTGTTTACGACTAGATTTTTTTCATAAGAAGTACTCAACAAATACttcataaaatgaaacaaaaaactcACAAAATGCTATTTATTGAGCAATCTCATTCTCAACAGTTGTGAACATGTCGAAAgttatatatgttgtattattaaAGGTCGAAACTGGCGACAGTTTACAAAGTTCTAAAGTGTTGGTTTAATAAGTTATCATTAAATataatgatttaatagtttttaGAGAGGTTTACCAATTTAGGCAAATTATGTGTTTGGCAAATTATAAACTTTACAGGATTCAAAATGAGAAATGTTAAAAACACCATTTCGGACAAAATTTCTTCAAACTGATGTTcaccaatatttatttatgtttacattcgcAAAAATCAGGTTACGATAATATCAAACAGCCCTCAGTCtggtattttatttcataaataaaaagctTTGATTGAGACGTTCGAACCATATTGAAATTTGAGATTGACAAAATTGGTTAATTTTGAATATATAATAACAAGAACAATAATTATCTTCAGACAGTAAACGCAGAACTTTATATTGTTGTATAAATTATATAAGTTTACTCGTAGGTGTGCATTCCGTGCTCGATGTAGTAAATAACGGATAGCACTGGCAGGTGCTCGTCTCGTCACTGCAATAGGCTCCACCTGGGACGCTGTTGCATTCGGGAGTTCCTTTCAAGCAGGTGGCACCAGGAACTATTTGTCAAAATACAAAGACGTAGACATGTTATGCTGCGTAACTTTATAtagaattttaatataatttcagtttcagttattgacatttaaaaatattcGAAATATGGTTTTATTATACTTAAAGtaattgtatatatgttttcatatcaaaatataattttctcaATCTTAAATCAACTGATAAATATGAACTGAAagttatatacaaatattaatgtCAATGATGCCCTAAATCAAATAGTGTTCACTTATTCTAAAAAATGTAACGATAGCGTCACGCTTATTCGTTTGTTATACAAAACCAAACGTTGTGTAAATATGTCGTCGAAAAAAGAATTATAGAAAAGCGGAGATTTTccaaaactttaaaatgtttgaGTACATTATTGTTTTTGTCGACTTTACAAACGAAACTATTTGCATTTCTATTATACTCTAATTTCGTACAAACTCCGTTTTTTCTACACTTTTCTCTTGTGTGTATTGCATCaactaattttaaaacaaaaatagcaGCACGAGAGTATATGCATATAACATCTATTTTCTGTGGAACCTTTAGCCAATGCAAGATCCTTGATCCAGTGATAGGGGTCTACATCCGGGTAACAAATGTATTGACCGTCATCGGGACTTGTGTCATTAAAGAGGTAGCAATGGTCATTGATCACGCAAATGTTCAACGGTTTCTGAAATAGAAACGAATAAcgtatttgattttaaaaataaaaaagtatgcaCTAACCGGAAACGTGTTTGATTATATGAatactaatattaaatataactatGACTATTTTCGCATTTATTTCAAGAACGTTTTTTAAACACTGCCTATGTTTATATAACACGAAGCATCCATTTGACATATACAGAGCACAATAAAGGGCGTATTAATCAATTGTTGTATACATGTTTGTTTCCTGTACAGCTTATACTATTATATAACCATGATACATGCTTACGGAAACAAGGTCCGTTTTCAGATCAAATGCGCCACTATAGCTTGGTGGTCCCACTACCGAGATTCCGTTACTGCCAAATACCGTTACAACACAGCGTATCtgtaaaataattcatttttacCTCAGTATTCGTTCCATATATGACATTGAAACGTAATCGCATGCATTAGGTGCCATTCAAAATATATCGCAGGTTTGCCttgataaaatattgtatgcttttatgttttgatattttattaaggactttgaagAAAAGAAAACATACTGGTTTTAGGTGGCATTCATCTCCGGAGGTAGAAAACAGACCTGCGCGAATGTCGTACTCATATACAAATGTTGTCAAATTGTTCACTAGCAGAGATTCGTTCGCGTTCTCGCCGGAAACCCTGTATAGTATAAGTGTGTGTTACTATGAAATTCAATCTGGATTAACGAATGCAGTCTGTTGTGTAGTCGAAGACTTTTAGAGGCAGTAACGAGTCAAGTGTTTTGAATAACAACTTTGTTTAATAGCatataatgtttttatgttttccAGTATATTGGCAGTACATATTTTCTCTGACCATTGATACATTGAATTTATTAGCATTAAAATAGACGGAATATTGAGTGCATCGAATGTGTGAATAACGATGGATGCGGCGAGCCAATCATTCTTTTGAATTGGCGAGTATAActacttttttgtttatttaggtTTTGAATAATCCCCAAAAGCAATCGTGCATCAGTGTAGggttaaattagaaatgcattgtataataatgattaaaaattAAAGGGTtcaataaaatggaaaaaaatatacaaataatacataatCAATTTCTTGAAATTAACTTTATATGTAAAAACTAGAAGACATAAGAATAaggtaatattattttaaacaggTACCTTTGATTTGACTAATGTACTATAATAAAGAATTAGTATAAAGTTATTTGCACACGATCTTAAATACATTAGCAGTATTGGCAAGTAAGTACATGATCtagaaatgaatgaaaaatatatgGCCTAAACATGCTATGGTTAAATTAAGCGccttatcttttctttaatgTTTCGTTATCACTGGGTAATGttgatttttacttttttacagCGATTCTAAAGCAACGGATTTTCGACAAAAAATGATATTACATAGAGCAGTATTTTACaacaatatataacatattgAATATCggttgatttttttctttattgtgTTAATGTTGAAACAAACGGAATAGCTCTACTCAAGCTAAGTGTATGATCTCTATTCCATAACATACACATAGAAAGATGCtgctaattttatattaaatctatataattatgtttagaTACCATTTGAAATAAGGAAGGCTTTGCATTGTATTAATGATgattgtaataattataaaaatacaaataataatataaatataactatTATATTGCAGAGGTAAGGAAATTATTCTTCACACTTATGTAAGCTAACACATAATGTAAAGTTGTATGTTGTAATGTCGTCTTTGACTATGTGAATGCCATTACAAACATTTGTTGACGTTCCTGTGAAATTTGACTTAATTCATTACATGTATGTGTGGTATATATGGTGTGAATACAGACTTATTGTCATACTGTGTTGTTGTAAACAACCGTCAAGGGACAGGTATCATTTGAAATCAGTCGAATGTATGTGCttgcaaatgattttatttactaACCTATCATAAATGATCGTGTGAAACGTATGTTAAATCTTACCATTCGACTTTGTGCAGTTTCCCATCCAGAGGTTTAAATGAGCAAACAAGTGATCCGCCATTTGTCCTAATGGTCACATCCTCCGCTTGAATTGCGTCCGGAAGTATCAGTGGCTCCCAAGCTAGTGCACCAGAGTGTGCAATGGAACAATTGGATTTGCGCGAGCATTTCAGGGTGCTTGTAAATTCGTTTCGCTGTTGGCCGTTCCATCCAGAAGGTTGGTATTGCTGGCTTGTTTGTCCGGTCACTTCGTAATTGTGTCGCAGCTCGGTTTTGCTCGGACAAT
Encoded here:
- the LOC127834326 gene encoding uncharacterized protein LOC127834326, encoding MDGMCRCPEGHGIKSMDTVTCVQVLDSPCSEIALCSDPSKKRYKFDLFSIPFYDTTTPTNVVYKSHYCNVENICKCAPGYKRSSNGSGCQPLYGSHCTSSQDCRGDSSIYTEGYRCTANVCECNSNFYSYLDYNDYREDTSSPTPGWYHVNVYTCRPIIGKECLFGGSDLADGAECRHTDTLQYNTNYYPTTLTMQCISGVEENGRCKEILGSDCSQFGETCKLVENAECNQIKVCTCKQGFWQNGDACFKYTGTDVATASVC